One genomic region from Epinephelus fuscoguttatus linkage group LG6, E.fuscoguttatus.final_Chr_v1 encodes:
- the p2rx4b gene encoding P2X purinoceptor 4b produces the protein MSRTSGCCNSCLHYTFDYETPKTLVIPNFGVGCVFRFTQLLVVLYVVGYVCVVQKAYQDTDSVISSVTTKVKGFAFTNTSDMEPRFWDVADYVIPSQGSNSFFVLTNMVVTPRQTQSRCPELPNLSADCVDDCDCIEGHSNPRGNGIQTGLCENYSTTARTCEVLSWCPLEIDTKLPEHALLAAAENFTVLIKNSITYPKFNFHRRNILSQINSSYLKRCEFNPTTDPYCPIFRLKHIVSEAGEEFQDMALKGGILGIIIDWSCDLDWWAGKCYPKYSFRRLDSKNPVNNLAPGYNFRFAKYYKTQDGEETRDLIKAYGIRFDVIVFGTAGKFGIVPTIVNLGAALSFLSLVPVVSDWFMLTCMSKRDLYSKQKSTYLNEDAETESVSLGTSYGTQ, from the exons ATGAGCAGGACTTCAGGCTGCTGCAACAGCTGTCTGCACTACACATTTGATTATGAAACACCAAAAACACTGGTTATTCCGAACTTTGGGGTAGGATGTGTCTTCAGGTTCACCCAGCTTCTGGTGGTGCTGTATGTGGTGGG gtatgtgtgtgtggtgcagaaGGCCTACCAAGACACAGACTCTGTAATCAGCAGCGTCACCACCAAAGTGAAAGGTTTTGCCTTCACCAACACATCTGACATGGAGCCCCGGTTCTGGGACGTGGCTGATTATGTTATCCCATCTCAG GGCAGTAATTCATTCTTTGTTTTAACCAATATGGTTGTCACCCCCCGTCAAACTCAGTCACGTTGTCCTGAG CTTCCAAACCTATCAGCTGATTGCGTAGACGACTGTGACTGTATTGAAGGACACAGTAATCCTCGAGGCAATG GCATACAGACAGGGCTGTGTGAGAACTACTCCACAACTGCCCGGACCTGTGAAGTGCTCTCATGGTGCCCCCTTGAAATAGACACTAAGCTGCCTGA ACATgcactgctggctgcagcagagAACTTCACTGTGTTGATCAAAAACAGCATAACGTACCCAAAGTTCAACTTTCACAG AAGAAACATACTGTCACAGATTAACTCCTCATACCTGAAGAGGTGTGAATTCAATCCTACAACAGACCCTTACTGTCCCATATTCCGCCTTAAACACATTGTTTCAGAAGCCGGGGAGGAATTTCAAGACATGGCTCTGAAG GGCGGTATCCTCGGTATTATTATTGACTGGAGCTGTGACCTTGACTGGTGGGCAGGGAAATGTTACCCCAAGTACAGCTTCCGCAGGCTGGACAGCAAAAATCCTGTCAACAATTTGGCTCCTGGATACAACTTCAG GTTTGCAAAATACTACAAGACCCAAGATGGAGAGGAAACTAGAGACTTAATCAAAGCATACGGGATCCGATTTGACGTCATTGTATTTGGAACT GCAGGAAAATTTGGAATTGTACCAACTATAGTGAACTTGGGTGCAGCATTATCCTTCCTCAGTTTG GTTCCAGTGGTTTCTGACTGGTTTATGTTGACATGCATGAGTAAACGAGATCTTTACAGCAAACAAAAATCCACATATCTGAATGAGGACGCTGAGACTGAATCA GTGTCATTGGGCACCAGCTATGGAACCCAGTAG
- the susd1 gene encoding sushi domain-containing protein 1 isoform X2 — MGERNRAMIVVFLLCVIAEMPTEGQNLDVCATCHANAMCDNKSDGSGKVCNCKYGFVGNGRTYCQDKDECQIGATKICGQHTTCHNTYGSYYCTCLAGYSPSNNMTTFIPNDGTHCQDVDECRITGLCGEGGLCRNLDGSFECSCQLGYEVHNGVEPFNPQRDKASCKVVDCGQPASVEDTVLLSVTGTTYDSVAMFVCDEGFVWRSGDNSSVCGANGLWRGLTMVCEAKCGPVPFLAKSEVAWHNRSVVIHRCVDGYHSWRGSNVSVCGSSGVWQRATLRCIEIKPPINHLFVVNERCLHWRAEKYEEDTEQYKVTYIGSRDYQRSFYDDRKQFLSSKADQLELCLNLLPVTNYSISITAVSARFTATTTMNTSLPAPIVYYREFETPVPTLRLRRSPSTLDPISLYQVFVLPVEGILVFDCSSSASSEPSSEVKSTTKYITAQIDLRHVRSEMNFTVGDGLYYGGFFNAPLENGRNYYIILRVVSQWKSALKSSCVLWAKVRGTSYVLRVSSLSTVALIGLVVLVISGGYSFSWIFKRIRRSYKC; from the exons ATGGGCGAGAGAAACAGAGCAATGATCGTGGTTTTTCTACTTTGTGTCATTGCAG AGATGCCAACAGAAGGCCAGAACCTAGATGTGTGTGCCACCTGCCATGCAAATGCCATGTGTGACAACAAGTCAGATGGCTCCGGCAAAGTTTGTAACTGCAAGTATGGGTTTGTCGGAAATGGGAGAACCTATTGTCAAG ataAGGATGAGTGTCAAATAGGAGCAACTAAGATCTGTGGGCAACACACCACCTGCCATAACACTTACGGCAGCTACTACTGTACCTGCCTGGCTGGCTACAGCCCTTCTAACAACATGACAACCTTTATCCCAAATGATGGAACCCACTGCCAGG ACGTTGATGAGTGCAGGATCACAGGCCTTTGTGGAGAGGGAGGTCTATGCAGAAATCTTGACGGCAGTTTTGAGTGTAGCTGCCAGCTGGGATATGAAGTCCACAATGGAGTGGAGCCCTTCAACCCTCAAAGAGACAAGGCTTCCTGCAAAG TGGTTGACTGCGGCCAGCCAGCCTCAGTGGAGGACACAGTGTTGCTGTCAGTCACAGGGACCACATACGACAGTGTGGCCATGTTTGTCTGTGATGAAGGCTTTGTGTGGAGGAGTGGAGACAACAGCTCTGTGTGTGGAGCTAATGGACTGTGGAGAGGACTCACTATGGTCTGTGAAG CCAAATGTGGCCCTGTTCCCTTCCTTGCCAAATCAGAGGTGGCATGGCATAACAGGAGTGTTGTGATCCACCGCTGTGTGGATGGATATCACAGCTGGAGaggcagcaatgtctctgtgtgtggcaGCTCTGGAGTGTGGCAGAGAGCTACACTGAGATGCATAG AAATAAAGCCACCTATCAATCACCTATTTGTTGTCAATGAAAGATGTCTGCACTGGAGGGCAGAGAAGTATGAGGAGGATACAGAACAATACAAG GTGACATACATAGGATCCAGAGACTATCAGAGGTCTTTTTATGATGACAGGAAGCAGTTTCTGAGCTCTAAAGCTGATCAGCTGGAACTCTGTCTTAACCTGCTTCCAGTCACAAACTACAGCATCTCCATCACTGCAGTGTCTGCCAGATTCACGGCCACTACCACCATGAACACCAGTTTACCAG CACCGATTGTCTACTATAGAGAATTTGAGACTCCTGTACCAACTTTGAGGCTACGCAGATCACCCAGTACACTGGACCCAATAAG TTTGTACCAGGTGTTTGTGCTTCCTGTAGAGGGGATTCTGGTGTTTGACTGTTCCTCCTCTGCAAGTTCAGAACCCTCAAGTGAAGTAAAGTCCACAACCAAGTATATCACTGCTCAGATTGATTTGAGACATGTCAGGTCAGAGATGAACTTTACTGTGGGGGATGGACTTTACTATGGAGGCTTCTTTAATGCACCACTGGAGAATGGCAGGAACTATTATATCATCTTACGAGTTGTCAGTCAGTGGAAATCG GCTTTAAAAAGTTCTTGTGTCCTGTGGGCTAAAGTAAGAG GTACATCATATGTTCTGAGGGTTTCATCTCTGTCTACTGTTGCATTAATAGGACTGGTTGTCTTGGTCATTTCTGGTGGATACAGTTTCTCCTG GATTTTCAAGAGGATAAGACGCTCCTATAAGTGCTGA
- the zbtb26 gene encoding zinc finger and BTB domain-containing protein 26, translated as MAQNQVILQFRFATFGDSMLQKMNLLRHQRRFCDVTVRINQLEVPGHKVVFAAGSSFLRDQFILQQDSREVQISMIQEAEVGRQLLLSCYTGQLEFPELELVHYLTVASFLQMGHIVEQCTQALNKFIKPQSARQLEVDVGMRREKKEDGLSSQAQREQERSQVRTVHQEEEEEEEVGQVGDGNSGDDGDDDDDDDDDDVIIQPMSPLQILSRRPKQGMVESDITIVKVESVSDIAENSITGHFPTSPPAALHSPEPQHSLINSTVDSRGSEMAVPPGVAGYPLSPPPQSPPAEKHNVHQRNYDKPLQWYHQCPKCARVFRQLENYANHLKMHKLFMCLLCGKTFTQKGNLHRHMRVHAGIKPFQCKICGKTFTQKCSLLDHLNLHSGDKPHRCNYCDMVFAHKPVLRKHLKQIHGKNSFDNANERNLHEGGLDFDMKSVDLF; from the coding sequence ATGGCCCAGAACCAGGTGATTCTGCAGTTCCGCTTCGCCACATTTGGGGACTCCATGTTGCAAAAGATGAACCTCTTGCGACACCAGAGACGtttctgtgatgtcactgtgcgCATCAATCAGCTGGAGGTCCCCGGTCACAAGGTAGTGTTTGCTGCCGGCTCCTCATTCTTGAGGGACCAGTTCATCCTTCAGCAGGACTCCAGGGAGGTCCAGATTTCCATGATCCAGGAGGCGGAGGTGGGCCGGCAGCTGCTGCTGTCCTGCTACACAGGTCAGCTGGAGTTTCCTGAGCTGGAGTTGGTGCATTACCTGACTGTGGCCAGCTTCCTCCAAATGGGCCACATTGTGGAGCAGTGCACTCAGGCTCTCAATAAGTTCATCAAACCTCAGTCTGCAAGGCAGCTGGAAGTGGATGTGGGTatgaggagagagaagaaggaaGACGGTTTGTCCTCCCAGGCCCAGAGAGAGCAAGAGCGCTCTCAGGTTCGGACTgttcatcaggaggaggaggaggaggaggaggtggggcaAGTTGGAGACGGCAACAGTGGTGacgatggtgatgatgatgatgatgacgatgacgaCGATGTGATCATACAGCCTATGTCCCCTCTCCAGATCTTAAGCAGACGTCCAAAGCAGGGTATGGTGGAAAGTGACATCACTATAGTAAAAGTTGAGTCTGTGTCTGACATAGCAGAAAACTCCATCACTGGTCACTTCCCCACCAGCCCACCTGCTGCCCTCCACTCTCCTGAGCCCCAGCACTCCCTCATCAACTCCACTGTGGACAGTCGTGGCAGTGAGATGGCGGTTCCACCTGGTGTGGCCGGATACCCGCTCAGCCCCCCTCCTCAGTCCCCTCCTGCAGAGAAACACAACGTGCACCAGAGGAACTATGACAAACCTCTCCAGTGGTACCACCAGTGCCCCAAGTGTGCCCGGGTCTTCCGCCAGCTGGAGAACTACGCCAACCACCTCAAGATGCACAAGCTGTTTATGTGCCTGCTGTGTGGCAAGACCTTCACGCAGAAGGGCAACCTGCACCGACACATGCGTGTCCACGCCGGCATCAAGCCCTTTCAGTGTAAAATCTGTGGTAAGACCTTCACCCAAAAGTGTTCTTTGCTGGATCACCTAAACCTGCACAGCGGGGACAAgccacaccgctgcaactactGTGACATGGTTTTTGCTCACAAGCCAGTTCTCCGTAAGCACCTCAAACAGATCCACGGGAAGAACAGCTTTGACAACGCAAACGAACGCAACCTGCATGAGGGAGGGCTTGACTTTGATATGAAATCTGTGGACCTTTTTTAG
- the susd1 gene encoding sushi domain-containing protein 1 isoform X1 codes for MGERNRAMIVVFLLCVIAEMPTEGQNLDVCATCHANAMCDNKSDGSGKVCNCKYGFVGNGRTYCQDKDECQIGATKICGQHTTCHNTYGSYYCTCLAGYSPSNNMTTFIPNDGTHCQDVDECRITGLCGEGGLCRNLDGSFECSCQLGYEVHNGVEPFNPQRDKASCKVVDCGQPASVEDTVLLSVTGTTYDSVAMFVCDEGFVWRSGDNSSVCGANGLWRGLTMVCEAKCGPVPFLAKSEVAWHNRSVVIHRCVDGYHSWRGSNVSVCGSSGVWQRATLRCIEIKPPINHLFVVNERCLHWRAEKYEEDTEQYKVTYIGSRDYQRSFYDDRKQFLSSKADQLELCLNLLPVTNYSISITAVSARFTATTTMNTSLPVPPAPIVYYREFETPVPTLRLRRSPSTLDPISLYQVFVLPVEGILVFDCSSSASSEPSSEVKSTTKYITAQIDLRHVRSEMNFTVGDGLYYGGFFNAPLENGRNYYIILRVVSQWKSALKSSCVLWAKVRGTSYVLRVSSLSTVALIGLVVLVISGGYSFSWIFKRIRRSYKC; via the exons ATGGGCGAGAGAAACAGAGCAATGATCGTGGTTTTTCTACTTTGTGTCATTGCAG AGATGCCAACAGAAGGCCAGAACCTAGATGTGTGTGCCACCTGCCATGCAAATGCCATGTGTGACAACAAGTCAGATGGCTCCGGCAAAGTTTGTAACTGCAAGTATGGGTTTGTCGGAAATGGGAGAACCTATTGTCAAG ataAGGATGAGTGTCAAATAGGAGCAACTAAGATCTGTGGGCAACACACCACCTGCCATAACACTTACGGCAGCTACTACTGTACCTGCCTGGCTGGCTACAGCCCTTCTAACAACATGACAACCTTTATCCCAAATGATGGAACCCACTGCCAGG ACGTTGATGAGTGCAGGATCACAGGCCTTTGTGGAGAGGGAGGTCTATGCAGAAATCTTGACGGCAGTTTTGAGTGTAGCTGCCAGCTGGGATATGAAGTCCACAATGGAGTGGAGCCCTTCAACCCTCAAAGAGACAAGGCTTCCTGCAAAG TGGTTGACTGCGGCCAGCCAGCCTCAGTGGAGGACACAGTGTTGCTGTCAGTCACAGGGACCACATACGACAGTGTGGCCATGTTTGTCTGTGATGAAGGCTTTGTGTGGAGGAGTGGAGACAACAGCTCTGTGTGTGGAGCTAATGGACTGTGGAGAGGACTCACTATGGTCTGTGAAG CCAAATGTGGCCCTGTTCCCTTCCTTGCCAAATCAGAGGTGGCATGGCATAACAGGAGTGTTGTGATCCACCGCTGTGTGGATGGATATCACAGCTGGAGaggcagcaatgtctctgtgtgtggcaGCTCTGGAGTGTGGCAGAGAGCTACACTGAGATGCATAG AAATAAAGCCACCTATCAATCACCTATTTGTTGTCAATGAAAGATGTCTGCACTGGAGGGCAGAGAAGTATGAGGAGGATACAGAACAATACAAG GTGACATACATAGGATCCAGAGACTATCAGAGGTCTTTTTATGATGACAGGAAGCAGTTTCTGAGCTCTAAAGCTGATCAGCTGGAACTCTGTCTTAACCTGCTTCCAGTCACAAACTACAGCATCTCCATCACTGCAGTGTCTGCCAGATTCACGGCCACTACCACCATGAACACCAGTTTACCAG TGCCTCCAGCACCGATTGTCTACTATAGAGAATTTGAGACTCCTGTACCAACTTTGAGGCTACGCAGATCACCCAGTACACTGGACCCAATAAG TTTGTACCAGGTGTTTGTGCTTCCTGTAGAGGGGATTCTGGTGTTTGACTGTTCCTCCTCTGCAAGTTCAGAACCCTCAAGTGAAGTAAAGTCCACAACCAAGTATATCACTGCTCAGATTGATTTGAGACATGTCAGGTCAGAGATGAACTTTACTGTGGGGGATGGACTTTACTATGGAGGCTTCTTTAATGCACCACTGGAGAATGGCAGGAACTATTATATCATCTTACGAGTTGTCAGTCAGTGGAAATCG GCTTTAAAAAGTTCTTGTGTCCTGTGGGCTAAAGTAAGAG GTACATCATATGTTCTGAGGGTTTCATCTCTGTCTACTGTTGCATTAATAGGACTGGTTGTCTTGGTCATTTCTGGTGGATACAGTTTCTCCTG GATTTTCAAGAGGATAAGACGCTCCTATAAGTGCTGA
- the upb1 gene encoding beta-ureidopropionase, which translates to MSACEFESLEKSLESHLPQAELSEVKRILFGKDTRKLDLPACAVDAASERDFELKGYRFEAAQEQLRPPRRIRVGLIQHHIVLPTDAPILDQINAMHSRIGEIVEVAAMCGVNIVCFQETWTMPFAFCTREKEPWTEFAESAEAGNTTRFCQELAKKYNMVVVSPILEREELHSTLWNTAVVISNSGNVLGKSRKNHIPRIGDFNESTYYMEGNTGHTVFQTQFGNIAVNICYGRHHPLNWFMYSMNGAEIIFNPSATVGALSEPMWSIEARNAAIANHCFTCAINRVGTEHFKSEFTSGDGKKAHHDFGHFYGSSYVAAPDGSRTPGLSRTRDGLLVVEMDLNLNRQISDKWSFKMTGRYPEYAEELTKAVRHDFKPNIVKE; encoded by the exons ATGTCCGCTTGTGAGTTTGAATCCCTGGAGAAGTCTCTGGAGTCTCATCTGCCACAGGCCGAGCTGTCAGAGGTGAAACGTATCTTATTCGGGAAGGACACAAG GAAGTTGGACCTCCCTGCGTGTGCTGTGGATGCTGCCTCCGAGCGTGACTTTGAGTTGAAGGGTTACAGGTTTGAAGCTGCACAGGAACAACTGAGGCCACCCAGAAGGATCCGCGTGGGACTCATTCAGCACCACATAGTTCTTCCCACTGATGCCCCCATCCTGGACCAG ATCAATGCCATGCATAGCCGGATTGGTGAAATAGTTGAAGTGGCAGCCATGTGTGGTGTAAACATTGTCTGCTTTCAGGAGACCTGGA CCATGCCCTTTGCTTTCTGCACCCGCGAGAAAGAACCATGGACAGAGTTTGCAGAGTCTGCTGAGGCAGGAAACACCACACGCTTCTGCCAAGAG CTGgccaaaaaatacaacatggtAGTTGTTTCTCCAATTCTGGAGCGAGAGGAGCTGCACAGCACTCTGTGGAACACAGCAGTGGTGATCTCCAACTCTGGAAATGTGCTGGGAAAGAGCAGGAAGAACCATATTCCCAGGATTGGGGACTttaatgag TCTACATATTATATGGAGGGCAACACTGGCCACACAGTGTTCCAGACGCAGTTTGGGAACATAGCTGTGAATATCTGCTACGGGCGCCATCACCCCCTTAACTGGTTCATGTACAGCATGAATGGAGCTGAGATTATCTTCAACCCCTCAGCTACTGTGGGAGCTCTCAG TGAGCCCATGTGGTCTATAGAGGCCAGGAATGCAGCAATAGCGAACCACTGTTTCACTTGCGCAATCAACCGTGTTGGGACG gaaCATTTCAAAAGTGAGTTCACATctggtgatggaaaaaaag CTCACCATGACTTTGGACATTTCTATGGATCCAGTTATGTGGCTGCTCCTGATGGCAGCCGCACCCCGGGGCTCTCCAGGACCCGTGACGGACTGCTGGTGGTAGAAATGGATCTCAACCTGAACAGACAAATCAGTGACAAATGGAGTTTTAAG ATGACTGGGAGATATCCTGAGTACGCAGAGGAACTTACCAAGGCTGTCAGACATGACTTCAAACCCAATATAGTGAAGGAGTAG
- the gucd1 gene encoding protein GUCD1, which translates to MTEDAVLLNVPVIRQLYHWDCGLACSRMVLKYLHPVSDEEFQRACWDLKLTESVWTIDLAYLMCHLGIKHCFCTQTLGVDKGFRNQSFYKKHFDTEEDRVNELFLKAESKGVMVKKCSVTVQEIQSHLEQGHVAIVLVNAVVLTCELCSSPVKYCCFLPVGQKCFCRKPEYQGHFVVVCGFNRTTGCVFYNNPAYSDRVCCTSVSNFEEARRSYGTDEDILLIFKES; encoded by the exons ATGACAG AGGATGCCGTCTTGCTGAATGTTCCTGTCATTCGGCAGCTGTACCACTGGGACTGTGGGTTAGCCTGCTCCAGGATGGTCCTGAA GTATCTCCATCCAGTCAGTGATGAGGAGTTTCAGAGAGCATGCTGGGATCTAAAGCTGACGGAGAGTGTGTGGACTATAGACCTGGCCTACCTCATGTGCCATCTAGGAATCAAACACTGCTTTTGCACACAGACTCTGGGTGTTGATAAGGGCTTTAGGAATCAG TCCTTCTATAAGAAGCATTTTGACACAGAAGAAGACAGAGTGAATGAGCTCTTCCTTAAAGCAGAGAGCAAAGGTGTGATGGTGAAGAAATG CTCAGTGACGGTTCAGGAAATACAGTCCCATCTGGAGCAGGGCCATGTCGCCATAGTGCTGGTCAACGCTGTTGTCTTGACATGTGAACTCTGCTCATCGcctgtcaaatactgctgcttccTGCCTGTGGGCCAGAAGTGTTTCTgcaggaagccagagtaccagGGTCACTTTGTGGTAGTGTGCGGCTTCAACAGGACCACTGGCTGTGTGTTTTACAACAACCCTGCATATTCTGACC GTGTGTGCTGCACCAGCGTCAGTAACTTTGAGGAGGCTCGGCGGAGCTATGGGACAGACGAAGATATCCTGTTGATCTTTAAGGAGAGTTGA